Within the Novosphingobium pentaromativorans US6-1 genome, the region CTCCTGGGGCGTCAGGTTCGCGATATCGTTGTAGTAATTGAGCGGAACGCGAATGGCTTCCGCGTGCGGCCAGTCGCTGCCGAAGGCGACCCGGTCCACGCCGATCAGATCGACCAGATCGCGTGCCGAATCCTCGTAGAAGGGCATAACGGTGACGTGCCGGCGAACCGCTTCGACCGGATCCTTCCTGAATCCCTTGGGCATGCGGCCATAGGCATCTGCCAACCGGTCCAACATCGGTTTCACCCAGGATGAACCGCTTTCGACGCAGGCAACGTGCAAGCTGGGATGCCGATCGAACACGCCGTGGCCGACCATGAAGGTGATCATGTCCGCAGCGGCCCGGCCAAGCATGTCGAGACACAACTGGGTTGGGTCCGCGAACCGTTCGAAGGGCAGGAATTCGTCTCGCTTGTCGCCGATCCACCAGCGGTAGAAGCGGTCATAGCCCGAATCGCCGGCATGGTTGGTGATGAGCACCCGTGCTTCCGCGGCCCGCGCCCAGAAGGGGTCGAATTCGGGCGCACCCGGGGAGCGCGTACCATTGGTTCCCGGCACCGGCGCGGGGCGAATTTGCACGGCATTGCAACCGGCCTTGATAAGGAACTCCAACTCGGCAACGGCCGCGTCGGGATCGCCGAGCGTGACCGCGCCTACCGGGAATTGCCTGCCGTTGCCAAAGCCATATTCCTCGGCGACCCACAAGTTGAGCGAGTGATAGAGTGCGCCGACCAGATCGGGGCGATGGCCTACCCGCTCCTCGATCACGGCGGCGAGCGTTGGGAAGATCATCGCGGCGTGAATGCCCAGTTCGTCCATCTTCTCCAGATGAGCTGCGCCATTGCGCATGGCCGGGATGATCCTCATGGGCTCGCCCGCCATTTCCTTCAGGCTCAGCCCGTCGGGATTGTTGTGGCGCATGAACTCTTCATGCGAGCCCGGTGCCGAAATCACTGAAAATAGCGGATTGGGGTACATGTATGAGATCTTGCCGTCCAGAGCGAGCTTGGTGTGCCCGTTTGGCAGGGTTATGTACATGAAATCGTGTTCGAACTTCTTGGGAAGATGGCGCAGGAAGGCTTCCGGCGGCTCGTA harbors:
- a CDS encoding amidohydrolase family protein, whose product is MTTDTLERPGEGRTQKPDYQIWDIDHHYYEPPEAFLRHLPKKFEHDFMYITLPNGHTKLALDGKISYMYPNPLFSVISAPGSHEEFMRHNNPDGLSLKEMAGEPMRIIPAMRNGAAHLEKMDELGIHAAMIFPTLAAVIEERVGHRPDLVGALYHSLNLWVAEEYGFGNGRQFPVGAVTLGDPDAAVAELEFLIKAGCNAVQIRPAPVPGTNGTRSPGAPEFDPFWARAAEARVLITNHAGDSGYDRFYRWWIGDKRDEFLPFERFADPTQLCLDMLGRAAADMITFMVGHGVFDRHPSLHVACVESGSSWVKPMLDRLADAYGRMPKGFRKDPVEAVRRHVTVMPFYEDSARDLVDLIGVDRVAFGSDWPHAEAIRVPLNYYNDIANLTPQEQKMVMCDNTRNLLHGHW